The following is a genomic window from Fundulus heteroclitus isolate FHET01 unplaced genomic scaffold, MU-UCD_Fhet_4.1 scaffold_78, whole genome shotgun sequence.
gaatTTTCCAAATGACTGTGTCATGGTACATTTCTAGAGTCCCGTTCTTTCCCCAACGTAACGACATTTCCTTCAGATAAATTATTAAACGGGAAGATGACTAATATTACTTTTATACCTTCTTTGAAAAGAAAACTGGCTTTTTTCACTGCCGTGTCTCTATTGCTAGTTTAAAGACTGCTGCTTCCTTTCCTCAGTTTCTTTGACAAAGGCATATTAGAAACCGGTTTGCAGTTGGATTATGCTGTTAGCGTCTTAAAATGACCTTTTCTTCTCAGTTCATGCTGTCCTTCTTTGTTGACTTTTGTAGCTTTCTTTGCCATGTTAAGCAGTAATTGTGTTATACTATAACATACTAgaggacataaaaaaacaagataacaATGGAAATATAGccatcttgattttttttttcaatttctacTTCAAGATTTTTCCCATAAAGTTGAACCTGTAATCTGTATTAAAACCAAAATAGAAGCCAAACGATGGAACACGAGACGTTATCTGATCAGATTTTAAGTATCTTTTCTCTGATAGGACGTCACATAGTGAGAACACACGGGATTTAATTACAGCAGCAGTTTTAGCTCAGAGAGGAAAACCGATTTCAGATTTTATAAACCGAATTACACCTTTGACCAGTTTTGAAGATTATCCCAGCTCCCCCTGCTGCCCACCCCCCTGCTCTACTGCGGGGAAGCATCCTGCCAGCTCATTGGTCAGTCTGTGCTTCTGTCCTTTCCACAGAAAGTGTGTGGGCTGTCCCGACTGGCCACTCTGTGGTGGATAAACAAAGCTGGAACTGAGCTCTATGGCCAGGGCCGACCTGACCAGTCCGACCCTTCCCGAGAACTCTGGACCGGGATGATAAACCCGACCGCTGACAGGATGCATGTACAGCGCCTCCGGTTGGAAAGGTATGGAGAGCTTCTCAGCGCCGCCGCAGTACGACAGCAGCTCCAGGTCTCCTGCCGGGTTTGGCAGCAGGTGGGTGAAAACCACCGGTCTGTCATCGCAGCGCAGGAAGTTCCTCTCTCTGCCACACAGAGACAAGAAGGGAAAATCCTCCTCGTAACGCCCGCTCTGATTGATTCGCAGGCGATTGAAGAAGAAAACCAGGAACTGTTTATCTGGGAAAAAACGAGACAGAGGCATCAGATGCAGAAAATCTAAACTATCATAAAAACTAAAGAGACAGGAACTCTGAGGTCCAATCCATAGTACACTACAAGATCCTTTCTAAAACCTTCTTAAAATTCAATGAATCTGTCTCCAgttggtcaaaaataaataagtgaacCCAGAAaatctttatctttttaattttttttaaagtcttttgaATGCtataatggggaaaaaaacactttggacAAAGCATAAACACTTTGGCCACCTCCTAGCCGGGGTGGTCAAAATTAATTTTCGCCACGGTAACACACGGTgacaaaaaataatcttttaagCATGGGTGCAATATACAAACAAGCTCTAAAATTCCTAGATAAGAAAACACATCAGTATTGGCATTGTTATACACTCACCAGACATAAGGTACTGCATTCAAAAAATATCATCCTGTATGCAGCTACTGTATATGGTagggctattttttttaaaaatgattcatAATACTGCACTTCTGCCCCATAGAACTTCATTCACCTGACTAGTGAGCAGGTCTACCTCTAGGGGGCAGTGTAACATTGATTCAGCAGAGAGTAAATAATACAGAGTTTATGAATTCACTATTCATAACTTTGTcctctatttatttattgtgagaTTACTCATAAGTCTAATATTACAGGTGTTCTattatcttattattattattattatgcaaaatttgttttatttcctcttaaCTTTTCCTGTTCCCAGGACTGGAACTACAGATGGAAATTAGCTGGTAAAAAGGGGCTGTAATCTCATGAAGCACATCTTAACTTTTCTATAAATGGtcaaagataaaataagaaatcaAGTTAAATGGGAGTGGGTGAGAGCAAAATGGTAAAAACTGGAAATGAATGATCAATTAGATGTCTAGCAAGCTCAAGATTTAGagaaaaatgtctaaataaataaatgctccaTTCAGATAGATTAACTGTCACTGGCTGCAGACAGGATTAAACCTGTACCACTAATGATCAGGGCGGTTTCAGTGTCATTTCAATCTGGGAGTGCAACCGAAGCATTGCTGTATAATTATTcacctttattttttgacaaacTGGTCcatgtcattaaaaaaagaaagaaaaaagtacaACACATGTAAACACGCCTCTCCAAACCACTACAAAACATTATTAGGAAACATTAATCGAACAACATCAATTACAGTGATCAGGTTGGGATACAGGTAAACGCAATGTCGTCCATCCGTCAGCTAAAGGAACAATCATCAAACGGTactaaaataagatgatctaACCTTTAAAGCAGGTGACAAAGTTCTTCACTTTGGTGTCGTCGAGAAACAGCTGCAAGCATCAAAGAAAGAGGGGGTAACAAGTGGGACACGCTTTGTTGCATCGTTTCGCTTTAAATTGTTTCGTTTCAGCTTTAATGCTCACCTGTCCCTGATGGTCGATGTAGTAGAAATACTCCCTGATGCGGGGTTCGGGGCTCTGGCCCTGGACGTATGAAGCGGTGCTTCTGGAGGTGATGCAGCCGCCTGGCAGACAGCGAGGAGCGGCCAGAGTTCTGCAGCTCCGAGCCGCTAACCGGAGGAATAACATGACCAGCGGCTTGACAGGCTTTAAATGTTCCGGTTTAAAAGAGGGACATAAAGGACAAATTAAGCGCGGTGGATTTCTGTGTCCATCAGAGGTTATAACACTAAGCTTATGTCCTCATGAGTTTTGTTTACAGAAGTGTCCGGACAGTAAAAACTACGAACCGGAAGGGTTCCTCGTCTGTGTACACagtgctgccccctgctggacaaaaCGCCTTGTAACGTAATTTTACACATCCTGCCCCCTGCTGGATAGAGTGTTCATTACAGTCAAAATCAGCAAGGGTTTGATAAGGCATTTCAGCTCAAATGATCAAACTAATTAGAGCATgagtaaacaaaatgaaatgttcTAGATGTTCAACAGCTTTGTTTGTAGTGTCCTTAAATTTGATcacacataaaaatattttaataaatctatCAAAACTATAaacttgtgttgttttgtttgttccaataaataaataaataaatagctattttccttcattttggTTGATTTGTATATATTGGCTATACCATccgtaaatcttttttttttttaaactgaagccaGTTCAAATGTAAAATTGCTTATatgtttccttcttttttcaattttttttgtcttttcttgaCTCCAGTATTTTATGAATAACCAATTTTTGATATCCTCTCAAGTGTAAAGTTTGCTACTTTGAGTTGTTGGTCAATTTTCAGGACGTGGGCTTGGTTCCCTAGTTTCAGGGGTTTTCATTTTAGCATTTCGAtacattttggtttatttcatgCCGTGTGAGGGCAGTTTAAAGATTGTCCTTTCCTGTTCAAATACGACTGCACACAAAGGAGGGTCCACAAATACACGACTGAGCAAGTTTAGTGTGTATACTGGCCTGCATACTATCTTGTCTTCCACCTGAGAGAATATCGTTGGGTTTAAAGTGAGAA
Proteins encoded in this region:
- the cunh8orf82 gene encoding UPF0598 protein C8orf82 homolog, coding for MLFLRLAARSCRTLAAPRCLPGGCITSRSTASYVQGQSPEPRIREYFYYIDHQGQLFLDDTKVKNFVTCFKDKQFLVFFFNRLRINQSGRYEEDFPFLSLCGRERNFLRCDDRPVVFTHLLPNPAGDLELLSYCGGAEKLSIPFQPEALYMHPVSGRVYHPGPEFSGRVGLVRSALAIELSSSFVYPPQSGQSGQPTHFLWKGQKHRLTNELAGCFPAVEQGGGQQGELG